The Streptomyces bacillaris sequence GAGGGAGCGGGCGTGGGCGGCCGCCCGGTCGGGTGGGATCAGGGAAGCCAGACCGGTGGCGGGGGTCTCCGTCGCCAGGGGGGTGCGAGTCGCCTCCGCGTGGGCCAGGGCGCGGGCCGCCCGGAGGTCGGCGGCGGGGAGGGCGGGGAGCGGGGTGGGGGTGGCGGCGCCCAGGGTCCAGCCGGGTTGCGGGGCCGGGGCGTGGGGCTCCTGGAGCAGGACCCGTACTGCGTCGCCCTCCCCGTACCCCGCGTCCACCAGGGTCGAGCCCAGTGACGCACCTAGTGCCCCCGCCGTCAGGGCGTCCGCGCGCGTGCCGTCCGTGCGGCGGGCGTGGACCACCGTCCAGGGGCCTTCCGGGCCCAGCAGCGGGGCCACCTCGGCGGGGGAGGCGCCGAGCAGGAGCCGTACGAGCGCTGCCGAGCGGTCCGCCGCGGCCGTGCCCCGGTGCGGGGCGGTCAGGAGGGAGAGCAGGACCACCGCGATCCCTGCCACCGTGTGGTCGCCCGGTTCCCGTCGGCGCGTTGCCAGGGCGAGGGCCAGGCGCTCGCCTTGGGGCTGGGGCTGGGGCTGGGGCTGGGGCTGGGGCTGGGGCGGGGGTGCGGTGACGCGTTCGTCCCGGGAGTGCGTGCGGCGTTCGTCCCGGGCCTGGCCCCGGGTGGGGCGGTCGGCTCGCGTCGGGGTACGGAGGTCGCTCCGGTCCCGGGAGGAGGCGGAGGAGACCTCGCCGCCCAGCGCGTACGCCGACAGCTGCGTCCCGCCCGCCGTGTCCGTGGCCGAGGCGGGGGCGCCCGGGCGGTCGCGGGTGACCAGGCCGGCCAGGCGCGCCAGGGCCGCGGCCGCCTCCGGGGACGGGTGGCGGCCCGCCGTGTGGAGTTCCTCGCCGGTCGCCGTCAGCAGAAGCGCCCGGCCGTCCAGGTGGGTGGCGAGCTGGTGGAGGACCGCCGGTACGGGGTCGGGGCGGGCCGCCGCCGTCGCCAGGGCCTGCTGGGCGCGGGTCACCCGGCGCAGCTCCCGGTGGCGGGCCTCGGCCATCAGCCGCCACACCGCCCGCGCGATCGTCGTGAACGGGGTCTCCGGCGGCACCTCCAGCAGCGGCAGACCGTACCGGTCGCACGCCTCGACCAGCGCCTCCGGGACGCTCTCGTGCACCGGCCGCACCCCGAACCCCAGCGCCGCCGCCCCCGCTTCCACCAGCCGCGCCACATAGCGGTCCGGGTCCGTGAGCAGCACCCCGGCGCTCAGCAGCAGCTCACCGCCGAGGAGGTACGGGTAGGGGTCGGCCATCTCCGAGGTGTGCACCCAGAGCAGGTCGGCGTCGGCCGGGCCCGCGATCCGGCGCAGGCCCAGCTCCTCGCGGGCGAGCAGGGCGGCGAGCGGGACGGGAGGAGTGGGCGGGCCCGGGGCGGTCACGGAGGGCGGCGGCATGGATGATTCGTCCATTCGGGGCGGTGCTGATGGAGGAAACGTACACTTCTGCCCCGCCCCCGGGCCACCTACCGTCTTCCTCGCACCCGTGTCTGCCCGCACCCCGCACACTGGACACCGTACGAACCCGAAGGAAAGGCACACCCCCATGAGCAGCAACGAAGCGCCGCGCGGCCCCGTCGACTCCTCCCGCATCCCGCGGTACGCCGGGCCCGCGACGTTCGCCCGGCTGCCCCGGCTCGACGAGGTCGGCCGCACCGACGTCGCCGTCGTCGGCGTGCCCTTCGACAGCGGGGTCTCCTACCGGCCCGGCGCCCGCTTCGGCGGCAACGCCATCCGTGAGGCCTCCCGGCTGCTGCGCCCGTACAACCCGGCCCAGGACGCCTCCCCGTTCGCCCTCGCGCAGGTCGCGGACGCCGGGGACATCGCGGCCAACCCGTTCAACATCAACGAGGCCGTGGAGACCGTCGAGGCCGCCGCCGACGACCTGCTGGGCACCGGCGCCCGCCTCATGACGCTCGGCGGCGACCACACCATCGCCCTGCCGCTCCTGCGCTCCGTCGCCAAGAAGCACGGGCCCGTCGCCCTGCTCCACTTCGACGCGCACCTGGACACCTGGGACACCTACTTCGGCGCCGAGTACACCCACGGCACCCCGTTCCGCCGGGCCGTCGAGGAGGGCATCCTCGACACCTCCGCCCTCTCCCACGTCGGCACCCGCGGCCCGCTCTACGGCAAGCAGGACCTGACCGACGACGAGAAGATGGGCTTCGGCATCGTCACCTCCGCCGACGTCATGCGGCGCGGCGTCGACGAGATCGCCGACCAGCTGCGCCAGCGCATCGGGGACCGGCCGCTCTACATCTCCATCGACATCGACGTCCTGGACCCGGCGCACGCCCCCGGCACCGGCACCCCCGAGGCCGGCGGCCTCACCTCCCGCGAGCTGCTGGAGATCCTCCGCGGGCTCTCCTCCTGCCACCTGGTCTCCGCCGACCTGGTCGAGGTGGCGCCCGCGTACGACCACGCCGAGATCACCTCCGTGGCCGCCTCCCACACCGCGTACGAGCTGACGACGATCATGTCCCGCCAGATCGCGGCCTCCAGGGGCCCGAAGAGCGCCGAGGACGCCCGGTGAGCCACGACCACGACGACCGGCCGCAGCTCACCGCCGCCCAGGCCGCCGCCGTACTCACCCCGCCGCCCGGCCGCACCGGCGGTGACCTCGTCGTCGAGTCCCTCCAGGGGCTCGGCGCGACCACCGTCTTCGGGCTGCCCGGCCAGCACGCGCTCGGCATGTTCGACGCGCTGCGCCGCTCGTCGCTCCGGTACGTCGGACTCCGCGTCGAGAACAACGCCGGGTTCGCCGCCGACGCGTACGGCCGGATCACCGGCGAGGTCGCCCCGCTCCTCCTCTCCACCGGGCCCGGCGCGCTCACCTCGCTCGCCGCGCTCCAGGAGGCCGCCGCCGCCTCCGCGCCCGTCCTCGCGATCGCCAGCCAGGTCCCCACGGCGGGGCTCGGCGGCGGGCGCCACGGCTACCTCCACGAGCTGCGCGACCAGCAGGCCTCCGTCCGCGACATCGTGAAGTCCGTGCACACCGTGCGGGCCGCCTCGCAGATCCCGTCCGCGATCGCCGCCGCCTGGGAGTCCGCGCTGACCGCCCCGCACGGGCCGGTCTGGGTGGAGATTCCGCAGGACGTGCTGCTGGCGGAGACGACGCTGCCGGTCGTCAGCGCCATGGACGCCACCCCGCGCGAGCTGTACCCGCGCCCGGAGCTGACGATCGCCGCCGCGCACCTGCTGTCCAGCGCCGAGCGCCCGGTGATCATCGCGGGCGGCGGAGTCGTCCGCTCCGACGCCTCCGGCAAGCTGCGCGCGCTGGCGGAGCGGATCGACGCCCCCGTCGTCACCACCTTCGGCGGCAAGGGCGCCTTCCCCTGGGAGCACCCGCTCTCGCTGCGCTCCTGGCTGGAGGACCGGCACACCACCGACTTCCTGGAGGACGCGGACGTCCTGCTCGTCGTCGGCTCGGGGCTCGGGGAACTCTCCTCGAACTACCACACCTTCCGCCCGCGCGGCCGGGTGATCCAGATCGAGGCGGACGCCGGGAAGCTGGAGTCCAACCACCCCGCGCTCGGCATCCACTCCGACGCCCGCGAGGCGCTGTCCGACCTGCTGGAGGCGGTCGAGCGGCGCGAGGACCCGGGGGCGGCGGAGCGTGTCCGTACGGTGCTGGAGAAGGTACGGGTCCGGATCGACGCCCAGGAACTGACCCTGGAGCAGCAGGTCCTCGCCGCCGTCCGCCAGGCGCTGCCGGACGGGTCGCCCAGCTTCTGGGACATGACGATCCTGTCCTACTGGGCCTGGTCCGCCTTCGACGCCCGGCGCCCCAACACCATGCACTCCGCCCAGGGCGCGGGCGGCCTCGGCTACGCCTTCCCGGCGGCCATCGGGGCTGCCGCCGCCGACCCGACGACCCCGGTGCTCGCGGTCTCCGGGGACGGCGGGGCGATGTACTCCCTCGCGGAGCTGGCCACCGCCCGTCAGTACGACGCGCCGCTGACCTGGCTGATCGTGGACGACGGGGGCTACGGCATCCTGCGCGAGTACATGACGGACGCCTATGGCGAGGCCACGGGCACCGAGCTGGCCCGCCCGGACTTCGTCGCCCTCGCCGAGTCCTTCGGCGTCCCGGCCGTCCGCACCACCCCGGACTCCCTCGCCACCGACCTCGCCAAGGCCCTCGCGGCCCCGGGGCCCTCCGTCGTCGTGCTTCCGGCCCTGCTGCGGATGTTCGAGCCGACGCATCTGTAGGACGCCGCCGTGGCTGCGGGGGGTGCGTCTGCGGGGCGCGCCCCCTCAGCCCGTGGCCGCCGCCCTCTCCGGGCCCGCTCCCGCCGCCGTCTCTTCCCCGGCGGTGGACGCGGGTTCCGTGGCGGGCGGCTCCGTGCCGGTCCCCGTGTGGGCGGGGCCATGGGGGATGAAGGAGACGCGGACGCCCTCGCCCAGCGGCGTCAGACTGAAGTCGGCGTCCAGGGCACGGGCGAGCCGGGCCAGCAGGGGCACCGTCGGCATGGAGCCCCCCAGTTCCAGCTTGGAGACCTGCGGCTGGCTCATCCGCGCCCGCCGGGCCAGCTCGGTCTGGGCCAGCCCCAGCGCCGTACGGCGGTCGTAGACGGCCTGCCCGAGGTCCCAGGCCAGATCCAGCTCCTGGCGGCGCCTCACCCGCTCCGCGCTCTCCGCACTGTCCTCGCCCTCCGAAATGCTCTCGGCGACCTTCCGGTCCCGGGCAAGCTTCCACTGTGCGTGACTCACCATGTGGCTCTTCCTTTCCAGACGTCGCGTCTGGACATCGCGGATGAATGTGTCGTGGGCGGGCCCGTGCTCCGTCTCGCAGACCGCCTTGGCGCGCCTGGCCCGGGCGATCTCCGCATTCTCGCGCTGCCGTGTCGTGCGGAAGACGGTCAGCAGGACGACCCGGCGGCCAGGCGCCAGCCAGTACGACATTCGTACGGCCTCGTGATTGCGTCCCATCTCGAATCTGAGCTCCCGCACCCCGTCCCCGATGAACCGGGAGTGCGGCTCGCCCAGCGTGGTCGCGCTCCGCGCCAGCCTGCCCGCCGCGTGGGCCGCCCGCTCGTAGTCACTCGCCGGCAGGTTCGTCAGTCACAGTCGGACCTCCGGCTCGATCTCGATGATGAAGGGTGCTTTCATATAGTGAACCGTATATATCCAGCAGTGTATAGCAGTATGGAGCGAGCCGGAAATCCATCGGACGAGTGTGACGCCGTCGGGCGTTGACCCGGCCACCCCTTTTGTTGCGGAGGGATGAAATCCGCCCCCCACCGCGTTGGTGCCTTCCGGAAGATCAGGCGGAACAGCTGGATCAGCGGAACTGGAGGCAACGCGTGGCGGGCGCAGACGGACAGGGGTGGGGCCGGCGGCTGACCGGGTACGCGTGGCGGTACCGGCGCAACGTCGTGCTCGCGCTCGGCTCCTCGCTCGCCGGGATGGCCGTCATGGCCCTCGTCCCGCTGATCACCAAGGTGATCATCGACGACGTCGTCACCGACCGGACCCGCTCGCTCCTTCTCTGGACCGGCCTCCTCGTCGGCGCCGCCGTCCTCGTCTACATCGCCACCTACATCCGCCGCTACTACGGCGGCCGGCTCGCCCTCGACGTCCAGCACGACCTGCGTACGGACATGTACGCGACCATCACCCGGCTCGACGGCAGACGGCAGGACGAGCTGTCCACCGGGCAGGTCGTCGGCCGGGCCACCAGCGACCTCCAGCTGATCCAGGGGCTGCTGTTCATGCTCCCGATGACCATCGGGAACGTCCTGCTCTTCCTGATCTCCCTGGTGATCATGGCGTGGCTCTCCCTGCCGCTCACCCTCGTCGCCCTCGCCGTCGCCCCCGCCCTCTGGTTCATCGCCCGCCGCTCCAAGGCCCGCCTCTTCCCCGCCACCTGGTACGCCCAGGGCCAGGCCGCCGCCGTCGCCGGAGTCGTCGACGGGGCCGTCTCCGGGGTCCGGGTCGTCAAGGGGTTCGGGCAGGAGGACCAGGAGACCGGGAAGCTCCGCGAGGTCAGCAGGCGGCTCTTCGCCGGGCGGCTGCGCACCATCCGGCTCAACGCCCGCTACACCCCCGCCCTCCAGGCCGTCCCCGCGCTCGGCCAGGTCGCCATGCTCGCCGTCGGCGGCTGGCTGGCCACCCGGGGCGAGATCACCCTCGGCACCTTCGTCGCCTTCTCCACCTACCTCGCCCAGCTCGTCGGCCCGGTCCGGATGCTCGCCATGGTCCTCACCGTCGGCCAGCAGGCCCGGGCCGGTGTGGAGCGCGTGTTGGAGCTGATCGACACCGAGCCGTCGATGCAGGACGGGACGAAGGAGCTGCCGGCCGACGCCCCGGCCGGGATCGAGTTCGACGACGTACGGTTCGGCTACGACGACGACCGGCCCGTACTGGACGGGTTCTCGCTCACCGTCGAACCCGGCGAGACCGTCGCCGTCGTCGGCGCCTCCGGCAGCGGCAAGTCCACCGTCTCGCTCCTGCTGCCCCGCTTCTACGACGTCTCCCACGGCGCCGTCCTCATCGGCGGCCACGACGTCCGCGAGCTGACCCAGGCCTCCCTGCGCGCCGCCATCGGGCTCGTCCCCGAGGACAGCTTCCTCTTCTCCGACACCGTCCGCGCCAACATCGCCTACGGCCTCCCCGGCGCGACCCAGGAGCAGATCGAGCAGGCCGCCCGCGCCGCCCAGGCCCACGGGTTCATCACCGAACTGCCCGACGGCTACGACACCACCGTCGGTGAACACGGCCTCACCCTCTCCGGCGGCCAGCGCCAGCGCGTCGCCCTCGCCCGCGCCATCCTCACCGACCCCCGGCTCCTCCTCCTGGACGACGCCACCTCCGCCGTCGACGCCCGCGTCGAGCACGAGATCCACGAGGCGCTCAAACAGGTGATGGAGGGCCGCACCACCCTCCTCATCGCCCACCGCCGCTCCACCCTGCAGCTGGCCGACCGCATTGCCGTCCTGGACGGCGGGAAGCTCGCCGCCCTCGGCACCCACGAGGAGCTGGAGCGCACCTCCGCCCTCTACCGCCGCCTCCTCACCGACCCCGACGAGCTGGGCGGTACGTCCCCGGGCCACCGGCCCCCGCGCGCCGAGGCCGACCCCGACGGCGACCGGGCCCTGAAGCAGGAGCTGGACGCCGAGTTCGACGCCGAGCGCGGGGTCACGCCCCAGCTCTGGATCCGCAAGGAGGAGGAGCGGGACGCCTCGGTCGCCGGGATGCCCGCCACCCCCGAGCTGCTCGCCCAGGTCGAGGCGCTGCCGCCCGCCACGGACACCCCGCAGGTCGACGAGGCCCGGGCCGTGCGCCCCGAGGACTCCTACGGGCTGCGCCGGCTGCTGCGCGGCTTCGGCGGGGCCCTGCTCCTGGCCCTCGGGCTGGTCGCCGTCGACGCCGGGATGGGCCTGCTGCTGCCGGTCCTCATCCGGTACGGCATCGACGAGGGCGTCAACCGGGTGGCGATGGGCGCGGTCTGGGCCGCCTCCGCGGTCGCCCTGGCCACCGTGCTCGTCCAGTGGGTGGCCCAGACGGGCGCGATCCGGGTGACCGGCCGGACCGGCGAGCGGGTCCTCTACTCGCTCCGCCTCAAGATCTTCGCCCAGCTCCAGCGGCTCGGCCTCGACTACTACGAGCGCGAGCTGACCGGCCGGATCATGACCCGGATGACCACGGACGTGGACGCGCTCTCCACGTTCCTCCAGACCGGCCTGGTCACCGCGTTCGTCTCCGTCGTCACCTTCTTCGGCATCATGGTCGCGCTGCTGGTCCTGGACATCCAGCTCGCCCTGGTCGTCTTCGCCACCCTGCCCGTGCTGGTCGTCGGGACCTTCTTCTTCCGCCGCAGCAGCGTCAAGGCGTACGAACTGGCCCGTGAACGCATCAGCGGGGTCAACGCCGACCTCCAGGAGTCCGTCTCCGGCCTCCGTATCGTCCAGGCCTTCGGCCGGGAGCACGACGGCGCCGCACGGTACGCCGAGCGCAGCGACGGCTACCGCCGGGCGAGGGTCCGCGGCCAGTGGCTGATCTCGGTCTACTTCCCCTTCGTCCAGCTCCTCGCCTCGATCGCCGCCGCGGCCGTCATCATCGTCGGCGCGGGCCGGATCGAGGCCGGCACCCTCACCACCGGCGCCCTGGTCGCCTACCTCCTCTACATCGAGCTGTTCTTCGCCCCCGTCCAGCAGCTCTCCCAGGTCTTCGACGGCTACCAGCAGGCCACCGTCTCCCTCGGCCGCATCCAGGAGCTGCTGCGCGAACCCACCTCCACCGCCGACCCGGACGAACCCCTCGACGTGCTCTCCCTGCGCGGCGAGATCGCCTTCGAGAACGTCTCCTTCGCGTACGGGGACGAGGAGGAGGCCCTCACCGGCATCGACCTCCGCATCCCGGCCGGGCAGACCGTCGCCTTCGTCGGTGAGACCGGCGCGGGCAAGTCCACCCTGGTCAAGCTGGTCGCCCGGTTCTACGACCCGACCGGCGGGCGCGTCACCGCCGACGGCACCGATCTGCGCCGGCTCGACATGACCGCCTACCGCCACCGCCTCGGCGTCGTCCCGCAGGAGGCGTACCTCTTCGCCGGCACGGTCCGCGACGCCATCGCCTACGGACTCCCCGACGCCACCGACGCCCGGGTGGAGGCCGCCGCCCGCGCGGTCGGCGCCCACGAGATGATCGCCACCCTGGAGGGCGGCTACCTCCACGAGGTCGCCGAGCGCGGCCGTAACCTCTCCGCCGGGCAGCGCCAGCTCATCGCGCTCGCCCGCGCCGAGCTGGTCGACCCCGACATCCTGCTCCTCGACGAGGCCACCGCCGCCCTGGACCTCGCCACGGAGGCCCTGGTCAACCAGGCCACCGACCGGCTCGCCGGCCGCCGCACCACCCTGGTGGTGGCCCACCGCCTGACCACCGCCGCCCGCGCCGACCGGGTCGTGGTGATGGACCAGGGGCGCGTCGCGGAGGACGGCACGCACGACGAGCTGCTGGCCCGGGACGGGCGGTACGCCCGGCTGTGGCGCACGTTCATAGGACAGGACATAGGCGAGGACGAGACGGCCGACGTCTGAACGGGTCAACGGCCGACGTCTGAACCGGCGGACCTCTGAACAGGCCGACGTCTGAACCGGGCAACGGCCGGTCCCGGCAACGGCCGACACCCGGACCGGCCCCTCACCCGCCCCGTGCAACCCTCCAGGCCTCTGCCGCGTCGTAGGCAGAGACGCACCGGTGCGTACAGATGTCAGGTGGGGGCGGAAGTGTTCGACAGGGCGGTCAGATCCGGTCAGCGGCAACGGCGGCGGCAGCCCCGGCCCCGGCCCGGAGGGGTGGCGGCACGCCTGCTCGTCCTGCCGTTGCTGGCCGGACTCGTGCTCCTCCTCGGCACCCCGGCCACCGCCGCCCAGGCCGCCCCCGGCTGCTCCGGCCGCCCCGCGAAGACCGTCGCGTTCGCGACGGGGGAGCTGCGCGTCTACAAGAGCCGCACCCACGCGTGCGCGGTCGCCGTGGCCAAGGCGCCGGGCAAGAAACGGGCCATGAGCGTCACGCTCCAGCCGCGCGGCGGACGCGTGGTCAAGGACAGCGGTTCGTTCACCACGATGGCCGGTCCGGTGACGGTGAACGCCCTCAACCGTTGCGTACGGGCCACCGGAGCCGTCGCCGGGAAGTCGGCCTCCACCGGCTGGATCCTCTGCTGACCCGGCGCCGTTTCACCCGTACGGGAATCGTGTGAGCGCGCAGGACACACCCAACCGGGTCTGGCGCCCGGCACGTTGACCTCGCTAGGTTCACCGCCACTGTTGTGAATCAAGGGGAGGGTGTATGCGCAAGGCGCTCACAGGGGTTCTCTCGCTCGCGGTGCTCATCGGCACCGTCACGGCGGCGGGAGCCTCGGCCGGTGCGGCCACCGCCGCGGAACCGGACGCGAAGAGCAGGAGCACCGCCGCCGCACACGGTGGCGAGGCGAGCAACGAGGACATCAAGGACCGCATCCTGGCGATCCCGGGCATGAGCCTGATCGAGGAGAAGCCGTACTTCGGCTACCGCTACATCGTCCTCAACTACACCCAGCCGGTCGACCACCGGCGCCCGTCCAAGGGAACGTTCCAGCAGCGGATCACCGTGCTGCACAAGGACACCGCCCGCCCGACGGTCTTCTCCACCAGCGGCTACCACGTCTCCACCAACCCCAGCCGCAGCGAGCCGACGCAGATCGTCGACGGCAACCAGGTCTCCCTGGAGTACCGCTTCTTCACCCCGTCCCGCCCGGCGCCCGCCGACTGGTCCAAGCTCGACATCTGGCAGGCGGCCACCGACCAGCACCGGGTGTTCACGGCGCTCAAGAAGATCTACCCGCAGAAGTGGCTGGCCACCGGCGGCTCCAAGGGCGGCATGACCGCCACGTACTTCGAGCGGTTCTACCCGAAGGACATGGACGCCGTCGTGGCGTACGTGGCGCCCAACGACGTGGACGACCGCGAGGACTCCGCGTACGACCGGTTCTTCCGGAACGTCGGCACCAAGGAATGCCGCGACAAGCTCCAGGCGGTGCAGCGCGAGGGGCTGATCCGCCGGGGTCCGCTCCTGAAGAAGTTCAAGGAGCACGCCGCCGCCAACGAGCTCACCTACGCCACCCTCGGCTCCTTCGACCGCGCCTACGAGGCCGCCGTCATGGACTACATCTGGGCGTTCTGGCAGTACAGCACCCTCGCCGACTGCACCGAGATCCTGCCCGACGCCAAGAAGGCCACCGACGGGGAGATCTGGGACGCCATCGACGCGATCTCCGGCTTCGGCTTCTACTCCGACCAGGAGCTGGAGGCGTACACCCCGTACTACTACCAGGCGGGCACCCAGCTCGGCTCGCCGGACATCAGGCAGCCCTGGCTCGGCAATCTGAGCCGTTACGGCTACCAGCCCCCGCGCAACTTCGTGCCCCGCTCCATCCCCATGAAGTTCGACCGGGGCGCGATGCGGGACGTGGACCGCTGGGTCCGGAACAACGCCCGGCAGATGCTGTACGTGTACGGGGAGAACGACCCCTGGCGCGCGGAGCCGTTCCGCCTCGGGCGCGGCGCCAAGGACAGTCACGTCTACACCGTGCCGGGCGCCAACCACGGGGCCCGGATCTCCGGACTCCCCGACGCCGAGCGGGCGGAGGCCACCGCGGCCATCCAGCGCTGGGCGGGCGTCGCCCCGGCGGCCGTCCAGGCGGACCCGGCGAAGGCGAAGCCGCTGGCGAAGTTCGACACGCGGCTGGACCAGCTGAACGGTGAGGTCGAGCGCGGCGAGGAGGTCCTGCGCCCGTAGCCTCCGCGGCTGACGCACCTGTGCCCGCCGGCTCCTCGGAGGCGGCGGGCACAGGCGCGTAGCGGTGTGGTGCCGTGCAGTGCGGTGCGGTGCGCGGTCAGTACGTCAGTCCGTGCCCCACCGGGTACAGCACCCGCGCCGGGTCGTCCGCCCGCTGGACCGGGACCGGGAGTCTGCCCCGCGGCCGGGCGCGGCCCGCGATCACCCGGGCGGCGGCGCGGAGTTCGACGTCCGTCCAGGAGTAGGACGCCAGGACGGCGGCGACCCCGCGCCCGGTGAGGTGCGCGGCGTCGTACGGGTTGCGGATCGCGACGGCGACCACCGGGACGCCGGTCGCCACGAGGGCGTCGACCAGGGCGAGTTGGGTGCTGCTCGCGGTGAGGTTGTACGTGGCCACGATCACCGCGTCCTTGCCCCGCGCGGCGGCGACGGCTTCGGCGGTCCTCGCCGGGTTCGGGGCCGTACCGGTGGACAACGCCGTTGCGGAGAAGCCCAGTTCGGAGAAGACCTCCGTCAGGGTGGTGGTCGGCGGGCCCGTCGTGCCGGACGGGGACGCCGGGTCGGCGCCCACCACCAGCAGCCGCCGGTGGCTGCGGCGGGAGAGCGGGAGCAGGGCGCCGGGGTCGGCGAGCAGGGTCGTCGTCCGCTCCGCGATCCCGTCGGCCTCGGTGCGGTGCGGCCGGATGCCGACGGTGCGGTCGACGCCCCGGGCGCTGACGAACGGATCGCGGAACAGGCCCAGTCTCGTCTTCAGCCGCAGGATGCGCAGGATCGATTCATCGATCCGGGCCTCGCTGATCTCGCCGTCCTTGACCGCCTCCAGGACCGCGTTCCACGCGACGGAGAGGTTCGGCGGGTTGAGCAGCTGGTCCACGCCCGCCAGCAGGGCGAGGACCGGGACGCGGTCGTCGCCGTACTTCGTCCGTACGCCCTCCATGCCGAGCGAGTCCGTGACGACCACCCCGTCGTACCCCAGCTCCTCGCGGAGGATGCCGGTGAGGATCGGCCGGGAGAGGGTGGCCGGATCCTCGGACGGGTCGAGCGCCGGGACCA is a genomic window containing:
- a CDS encoding thiamine pyrophosphate-binding protein, translated to MSHDHDDRPQLTAAQAAAVLTPPPGRTGGDLVVESLQGLGATTVFGLPGQHALGMFDALRRSSLRYVGLRVENNAGFAADAYGRITGEVAPLLLSTGPGALTSLAALQEAAAASAPVLAIASQVPTAGLGGGRHGYLHELRDQQASVRDIVKSVHTVRAASQIPSAIAAAWESALTAPHGPVWVEIPQDVLLAETTLPVVSAMDATPRELYPRPELTIAAAHLLSSAERPVIIAGGGVVRSDASGKLRALAERIDAPVVTTFGGKGAFPWEHPLSLRSWLEDRHTTDFLEDADVLLVVGSGLGELSSNYHTFRPRGRVIQIEADAGKLESNHPALGIHSDAREALSDLLEAVERREDPGAAERVRTVLEKVRVRIDAQELTLEQQVLAAVRQALPDGSPSFWDMTILSYWAWSAFDARRPNTMHSAQGAGGLGYAFPAAIGAAAADPTTPVLAVSGDGGAMYSLAELATARQYDAPLTWLIVDDGGYGILREYMTDAYGEATGTELARPDFVALAESFGVPAVRTTPDSLATDLAKALAAPGPSVVVLPALLRMFEPTHL
- a CDS encoding PucR family transcriptional regulator — protein: MDESSMPPPSVTAPGPPTPPVPLAALLAREELGLRRIAGPADADLLWVHTSEMADPYPYLLGGELLLSAGVLLTDPDRYVARLVEAGAAALGFGVRPVHESVPEALVEACDRYGLPLLEVPPETPFTTIARAVWRLMAEARHRELRRVTRAQQALATAAARPDPVPAVLHQLATHLDGRALLLTATGEELHTAGRHPSPEAAAALARLAGLVTRDRPGAPASATDTAGGTQLSAYALGGEVSSASSRDRSDLRTPTRADRPTRGQARDERRTHSRDERVTAPPPQPQPQPQPQPQPQGERLALALATRRREPGDHTVAGIAVVLLSLLTAPHRGTAAADRSAALVRLLLGASPAEVAPLLGPEGPWTVVHARRTDGTRADALTAGALGASLGSTLVDAGYGEGDAVRVLLQEPHAPAPQPGWTLGAATPTPLPALPAADLRAARALAHAEATRTPLATETPATGLASLIPPDRAAAHARSLLAPLTPPLAGTLRCWLSLHGSWDRTAVALAVHRNTVRQRIGRCAELLGLDLNDMDVRTELWFALRQEPPSAP
- a CDS encoding ABC transporter ATP-binding protein: MAGADGQGWGRRLTGYAWRYRRNVVLALGSSLAGMAVMALVPLITKVIIDDVVTDRTRSLLLWTGLLVGAAVLVYIATYIRRYYGGRLALDVQHDLRTDMYATITRLDGRRQDELSTGQVVGRATSDLQLIQGLLFMLPMTIGNVLLFLISLVIMAWLSLPLTLVALAVAPALWFIARRSKARLFPATWYAQGQAAAVAGVVDGAVSGVRVVKGFGQEDQETGKLREVSRRLFAGRLRTIRLNARYTPALQAVPALGQVAMLAVGGWLATRGEITLGTFVAFSTYLAQLVGPVRMLAMVLTVGQQARAGVERVLELIDTEPSMQDGTKELPADAPAGIEFDDVRFGYDDDRPVLDGFSLTVEPGETVAVVGASGSGKSTVSLLLPRFYDVSHGAVLIGGHDVRELTQASLRAAIGLVPEDSFLFSDTVRANIAYGLPGATQEQIEQAARAAQAHGFITELPDGYDTTVGEHGLTLSGGQRQRVALARAILTDPRLLLLDDATSAVDARVEHEIHEALKQVMEGRTTLLIAHRRSTLQLADRIAVLDGGKLAALGTHEELERTSALYRRLLTDPDELGGTSPGHRPPRAEADPDGDRALKQELDAEFDAERGVTPQLWIRKEEERDASVAGMPATPELLAQVEALPPATDTPQVDEARAVRPEDSYGLRRLLRGFGGALLLALGLVAVDAGMGLLLPVLIRYGIDEGVNRVAMGAVWAASAVALATVLVQWVAQTGAIRVTGRTGERVLYSLRLKIFAQLQRLGLDYYERELTGRIMTRMTTDVDALSTFLQTGLVTAFVSVVTFFGIMVALLVLDIQLALVVFATLPVLVVGTFFFRRSSVKAYELARERISGVNADLQESVSGLRIVQAFGREHDGAARYAERSDGYRRARVRGQWLISVYFPFVQLLASIAAAAVIIVGAGRIEAGTLTTGALVAYLLYIELFFAPVQQLSQVFDGYQQATVSLGRIQELLREPTSTADPDEPLDVLSLRGEIAFENVSFAYGDEEEALTGIDLRIPAGQTVAFVGETGAGKSTLVKLVARFYDPTGGRVTADGTDLRRLDMTAYRHRLGVVPQEAYLFAGTVRDAIAYGLPDATDARVEAAARAVGAHEMIATLEGGYLHEVAERGRNLSAGQRQLIALARAELVDPDILLLDEATAALDLATEALVNQATDRLAGRRTTLVVAHRLTTAARADRVVVMDQGRVAEDGTHDELLARDGRYARLWRTFIGQDIGEDETADV
- a CDS encoding S28 family serine protease, which translates into the protein MRKALTGVLSLAVLIGTVTAAGASAGAATAAEPDAKSRSTAAAHGGEASNEDIKDRILAIPGMSLIEEKPYFGYRYIVLNYTQPVDHRRPSKGTFQQRITVLHKDTARPTVFSTSGYHVSTNPSRSEPTQIVDGNQVSLEYRFFTPSRPAPADWSKLDIWQAATDQHRVFTALKKIYPQKWLATGGSKGGMTATYFERFYPKDMDAVVAYVAPNDVDDREDSAYDRFFRNVGTKECRDKLQAVQREGLIRRGPLLKKFKEHAAANELTYATLGSFDRAYEAAVMDYIWAFWQYSTLADCTEILPDAKKATDGEIWDAIDAISGFGFYSDQELEAYTPYYYQAGTQLGSPDIRQPWLGNLSRYGYQPPRNFVPRSIPMKFDRGAMRDVDRWVRNNARQMLYVYGENDPWRAEPFRLGRGAKDSHVYTVPGANHGARISGLPDAERAEATAAIQRWAGVAPAAVQADPAKAKPLAKFDTRLDQLNGEVERGEEVLRP
- the speB gene encoding agmatinase, whose amino-acid sequence is MSSNEAPRGPVDSSRIPRYAGPATFARLPRLDEVGRTDVAVVGVPFDSGVSYRPGARFGGNAIREASRLLRPYNPAQDASPFALAQVADAGDIAANPFNINEAVETVEAAADDLLGTGARLMTLGGDHTIALPLLRSVAKKHGPVALLHFDAHLDTWDTYFGAEYTHGTPFRRAVEEGILDTSALSHVGTRGPLYGKQDLTDDEKMGFGIVTSADVMRRGVDEIADQLRQRIGDRPLYISIDIDVLDPAHAPGTGTPEAGGLTSRELLEILRGLSSCHLVSADLVEVAPAYDHAEITSVAASHTAYELTTIMSRQIAASRGPKSAEDAR
- a CDS encoding helix-turn-helix domain-containing protein, coding for MVSHAQWKLARDRKVAESISEGEDSAESAERVRRRQELDLAWDLGQAVYDRRTALGLAQTELARRARMSQPQVSKLELGGSMPTVPLLARLARALDADFSLTPLGEGVRVSFIPHGPAHTGTGTEPPATEPASTAGEETAAGAGPERAAATG